The region CACGGTGTGTTTTGCCAGGAGAGGCTCTGCAGCTTCATCACCGGTTGCCGATGGAGACAGTGCAGGTGGTGCCGGACACAAGGGTAATGTCCTGCGGTAAACGGTCAAACTCCACGCGAACCGGAACGCGCTGGGCCAGACGCACCCAGGGGACGTTCGGCTTTATGTCCGGCACCAGACCGGAATCCGTTTCGACGCTTTGATCGTAAATGGCGCGGCCAATGCTGGATACGTGACCCTGTAACTTCTGCGAGCCGCTGTAAAGCGTAATGGCGGCAGGCGATCCCTCGCGAATATGGCGAAGCTTGGTCTCTTCAAAATAGCCCACCACGTAGAAGGAGTGGCTGTCGACGAGGGCAAAAACGGGTTGTCCCGTGGTGGCATAATTCCCCACGCGAGCGGAAAGGTTGGTTACCCACCCGTCAACCGGCGCGGTAATCACCGTTTGGGTCAACTCCCACTGGGCCTGCTTCAGCGTGGCTTCGGCTACGTTGACGCTCGCCTGCATGGCCTTTACGGTGATGTTGGCGGTGTCTAAATCTTCCGCTGAGATGTAGTTTTGCGACAGGTGGCGGCGGCGGTTGGCCACGTTGTTAGCCTTTGCCAGATCCGACTGGGCTTTCGCCAGCTGCGCCTGGGCGTTCAGGATCGCAATGTGGTACGGGGTGTCGTCGATGCGGAATAAAATGTCTCCCTTTTTGACGAACTGGTTATCCTTAACCAACAGCGCCGTAATACTTCCCGACACCTGAGGGGTAATGCTGACCTGCTCAGCGCGAACTTTGCCGTCACGCGTCCAGGGCGATTGCATATAAAAATTCCACATCCACCAGCCCGCCACCAGCGCAAGGGCAAGGACAAGCAGGGTGGAAAAGTACTTTAGCGTTTTAAGGGACATATTCACCACACAGTCAAAACGGCAAGGCCCAGGCATACGGAAAGGGCAAACAGGGAAAGATCCATCAGCATGGGATGCCAGATTTCGCCGGAGTACATCCAGTCGCGGAGCAGGCGATGCGCGATGAGCCAGAGCATAAAGCCGACCAGAACGGCCTTAAACAGGGGAGGAAAATAGACTGACGCACCGAAGATCAGGTCCTGAAGGGGTAAACCCTCTGAGCGATGAAAAAACGTCACGGGCAGAAATCCTTTGCAGTGAACAGAATGCCGCGTCGGCTTGTCTTAGTATGATGAAGCATCACAATTCAGTGTAAGTCATACTTTTAAGTTGGATGAATGCAGTATTGCATTTGTTTTGGCAATACAAATGCTGCACACTATTCTAAAATCAGTATAATAACTTAGCAAGCTAATTATAAGGAGATGAAATTGGAATCGCCATTAGGTTCTGATCTGGCAAGGTTGGTACGCGTCTGGCGTGCTCTGATTGACCATCGCCTGAAACCTCTGGAACTCACACAGACGCATTGGGTCACGCTGCACAACATTCACCAGCTGCCGCCCGATCAGTCGCAAATTCAACTGGCAAAAGCGATAGGCATTGAGCAGCCGTCGCTGGTGCGCACGCTTGACCAGCTGGAAGAGAAGGGGTTGATCTCGCGGCAAACCTGCGCCAGCGATCGTCGCGCCAAGCGGATTAAACTCACCGAGAAAGCGGCGCCTATCATCACGGAAATGGAAGCCGTGATTACGAAGACGCGCGGTGAGATCCTGTCAGGCGTTTCACCGGCGGAGCTGGAAATGCTCATCAGCCTCATTGGGCGCCTCGAGCAAAACATCCATGAGCTGCAGTCGCGCGACTGACAAACAACAAGGCCTTGCAGCAGCAAGGCCTTTTTTTATTTAAAGACCACAACGCGGTTACGGCCGGTCTCCTTCGCTTCATACATCGCTTTGTCGGCATTTTCCACGCACGTTTCTGCGGCTACTGCGGCTGACGTCGCCGTAAACACCCCCATGCTGATGGTGATTGGCTCCGGTAGTTGACCGCCGCTGCTGGCGTTATCGAAGCTGCTCAGATTTAACCGAATGCGTTCCGCCACCTGGTACGCCGCGTCTGATGAGGTGTTGGCCAGCATCAGAACAAACTCCTCACCACCGATACGGGCCGCGATGTCCTGGGGGCGCACGGAATCCATCAGCAGATTAGCAACAAACTGCAGGACCTTGTCGCCCTGAAGATGTCCGTACGTGTCGTTGATACGCTTGAAGCGATCGAGATCGCTGACGATGACGGAAACCGGACGGCTGGGTCTGGCGATATCCAGCGCCTGCTTTAATGTGTCATAAAAATAACTGCGGTTATACAGGCGCGTGAGCGGGTCGCGAATTGAGTTCTGATAGGACTGCTCATACTTTATGTGCGAGTCGCGATACAGCCTGAAAACATCGTAGAGCAGAACAAAAATGATCAGCAGCGTGGCGACAGTTTCAAATAATCGCGCGCGGTACCAGGATATCCCTTCGACATGTCCACCCGCTACCAGCATTGAGAGCGTGACGATATAGCAGACGCACAGAAAATTACCGCCCACCCAGAATAAATTGCGTATACGCGTAATAAACATCAGCGTGGCTAATGTGACCACCCAGAGTGCAATCAATGCAATATTAATAAAGTGGCTCCAGAGAACCATAAACTCACGAGTTTCATTATCCACAAGATCGATGGATAAAAAGGAAGAATGACTGGAATACATCCAGGCCACCCCGACGACAAAGGCGGTAAAGAGAAACTCGGCGCTGACAATAGCGATATGCGCCAGCCGTGAAAGGGGACAATTGCGCGTGGTAAAGAGTATTGCCGAAACGATAAAAAGCACCGCGATTAGGAGATGGCGGAACATATAGAAGATCATCGCATCGTTGTAGTTCACCACATTGAACTGATAGAGATCCAGCCAGGCGGGAAAGCTGGACAGCGTTCCGACCATCAGCGATGCCGACCCGGCAAAGGCAAAGGCGATTGCAAGCAGATACAACCGTCTTTTGTCACACCAGTATTTCATTGCCATAAAACAGGCAATAAACAGGTGAAACACCAGAAGAAAAATAGTGAGCGTAGGGAATAAAAGCGGTGAAAAGGACGGAACCCATTCAACGAGTTTTAAAAACAGCGCGTGTAATATCCCGATTACAAAAAGGCAACCGAGACAGAACGCGATATAACGGCTCTTTTGGGAGAGACAATTCGCAAGCATAGATTTTTACAAATTTATAATGAATAAAGAGATGCGAAGAGTTTAATCAATTAGCGCGCTAAATACTTTGCGCAGAAACAATATATGCCGTGGTAAATAATAGGCGTGGTGAATATATTTTGTAAATATATTTGTGGGAATGATATGTATTGTAAATGGATGTGGCACGATGGCCACATCCATTTTTAATTAACGTGGAGAAACGGTCACCTGACTACCGTTGCTTGCCAGCACAACGCGCTGGCCTGCAGAGAAGCGAGTGCTGCCTTGTTTCTGTACAACCATGATCGTGCTGCCGTCGTCTTTACGAATTTCCAGCTCTACGCCCTGGGTTTTGTTCATCGCACCCTGAACGCCCTGGCCGGCTACGCCACCCGCAACGGCGCCTGCGGCTGTTGCCAGAGAACGGCCCGTACCGCCGCCGACGGTATTACCCAGGAAACCACCCAGGACGGCACCGCCGATGGCGCCCATCACGTTGTTTTCATCACCACCCTGGATCTGTACAGGACGTGCGTTAACAACGGTACCGTAAGTCACGTTCTGAACCTGTTTCGCTTCAGAAGCGCTGTAAACGTCGCCAGAAAGTGAACTGTCATTCACACAGCCAGCCAGAGTTAAACCAATCAGCGAAACGCCCAGTACACGTAAAATCATTTGAATCTCCTGTTCACCAAAAACGCCCGATTGGGGGCATCCGTTATGGCTAAATTATATGGCATAAGGGGCCATAGTTCATATCTTTGCACTAACAATAAGAGAATTGTACTTGAATTTGACTTAACGAGACATAAACAGGATCCGCCCGCGTTACCCGTCTGACATTGTTAAAAAATATTATCGCCGGATGGCAAAGCTGCGCCGTTTATGGTTGAGTGGATATCCTTAGCCCACGCAACGTAAGGAAAGCGCATGAAATCGGGTCGCTACATTGGTGTGATGTCAGGCACCAGTCTGGATGGGGTAGATGTCGTTCTGGCCGCCATTGACGAAAACATGGTGGCACAGCAGGCGAGCCTGACCTGGCCAATCCCCATTTCGCTGAAAGAGGATATTCTGAGTATCTGTCAGGGGCAGCAGCTTACCCTCTCCCAGCTTGGACAGCTTGATGTTCGCCTGGGGGCGCTGTTTGCGGATGCGGTGCAGGCTTTGATGCAAAAAGAACATCTTCGCCCGCAGGACGTGGTGGCCATCGGGTGTCACGGACAAACGGTCTGGCATGAGCCCGGCGGCGATGCCCCGCATACACTGCAAATCGGCGATAACAACCAGATTGTGGCGAAGACGGGCGTGACGGTGGTTGGCGATTTCCGTCGTCGCGATATCGCCCTTGGCGGGCAGGGCGCGCCGCTGGTACCCGCGTTCCATCAGGCGTTACTGGCGCACCCTTCAGAACGGCGTATGGTGCTCAACATTGGTGGGATTGCCAACCTGTCGATGCTCATCCCGGGGCAGCCCGTCCGCGGCTATGATACCGGCCCGGGCAATATGTTAATGGATGCCTGGATCTGGCGGCAGTGCGGACAACCGTATGATAAAAACGCCGAGTGGGCGAGCGGGGGGAAAGTGATTATTCCGCTGCTGCAGTCGATGCTGAGCGATCCATATTTTGCCCTGCCGGCACCTAAGAGCACGGGGCGTGAATACTTCAACCTGGGCTGGCTTGAGCGCCAGTTGGCGCCATTCCCGGCGCTCGCGCCGCAGGATGTCCAGGCGACGCTTGCCGAGCTGACGGCCGTGTCGATCTCCGAACAGGTTCTGCTCAGCGGCGGATGTGAACGCCTGCTGGTGTGCGGCGGAGGAAGCCGCAACCCGCTGGTGATGGCGCGTCTTGCGGGGCTACTGCCGGGTACCGAAGTGACCACGACCGATGAGGCCGGCATCAGCGGGGATGATATGGAGGCGCTGGCCTTCGCCTGGCTTGCCTGGCGCACCATTGCGGGACTGCCGGGCAACTTGCCGTCGGTAACCGGCGCGCTTGAGGCGAGCGTCCTCGGGGCGATTTTCCCGGCAAATCCTCGTCATAATCAGAGTTAACTGAAATTCAGCGCGGCGCGTCGTCGTTAGAATGGAACGAAACAGGAGGGCAGCCAAGCCCTCCAGGACCAGGAAAGTCTTCGGAATACGCCCATGAAAAAACTTCTTCTTATTGCCGCTCCTTTGTTGCTGTCAGGATGCAGCGTCTACAACCAGCTCCTTGAGCGCATGCAGACCGATACGCTGGAGTATCGCTGTGACGAAAAACCGCTGACCGTAAAGCTGAACAATCCACGCCAGGAAGCCAGTTTTGTTTATGACAATAAATTGCTAACGTTGAAGCAGGGGATGTCAGCCTCCGGCGCGCGTTATTCCGACGGTATCTACGTCTTCTGGTCGAAAGGCGACAGCGCCACGGTCTACAAACGCGACCGCATTGTGCTGAACAATTGCCAGCTCGAAAATCCGAAGCGTTGAGATTTTTACAGGGGCGGCGCACAATAGCGCCACCCACTCTCAATGTCAGCTAACGCCATGTCAGATAACGACGAACTGCAGCAAATTGCGCATCTGCGCCGTGAATACACTAAAGGCGGCCTGCGTCGCCAGGATCTTCCCGCTGAACCCCTCGTGCTTTTTGAACGCTGGCTGAAACAGGCCTGCGAAGCGAAACTCGCCGACCCCACGGCCATGGTCGTCGCAACGGTGGATGAAAACGGTCAACCGTATCAGCGCATCGTATTGCTCAAGCATTATGACGAGAAAGGGCTGGTGTTCTATACCAACCTCGGCAGCCGCAAGGCGCACCATTTAGAAAACAATCCGCGTATTAGCCTGCTGTTCCCCTGGCATATGCTGGAACGTCAGGTAATGGTCACCGGCAAAGCGGAACGTCTCTCGACGCTGGAAGTTGTGAAGTATTTCCACAGCCGCCCGCGCGACAGCCAGATTGGCGCCTGGGTATCAAAACAGTCCAGCCGAATTTCCGCCCGCGGCGTGCTGGAAAGTAAATTCCTGGAGCTGAAACAGAAGTTCCAGCAGGGTGAAATTCCTCTGCCAAGTTTCTGGGGCGGGTTCCGCATCCCGATTGAGCAAATAGAGTTCTGGCAGGGGGGCGAACATCGCCTGCACGACCGCTTTTTATACCAGCGCGAGAATGGCGGCTGGAAAATCGACAGACTGGCACCATAATCCCCGAAATTTGTTGATTTAAGCGCTAGCGCACACCGCGCTTGCGCTTTATTCTATGTTCCTTTCGCATCAGGCGAAAAGTCGTGTACCGGCAAAGGTGCAGTCGTTTATACATGGAGAATTTGATGGCAAGCAGTAACTTGATTAAACAATTGCAAGAGCGGGGCCTCGTGGCCCAGGTGACGGACGAGGAAGCGTTAGCAGAGCGACTGGCGCAAGGCCCGATCGCGCTCTATTGCGGCTTCGATCCCACCGCTGACAGCTTGCATTTGGGGCATCTTGTTCCATTGTTATGCCTGAAACGCTTCCAGATGGCGGGCCATAAGCCTGTTGCGCTGGTGGGCGGCGCGACCGGCCTGATTGGTGACCCAAGCTTTAAAGCCGCTGAGCGTAAACTGAACACCGAAGATACCGTGCAGGAGTGGGTGGATAAGATCCGCAAACAGGTTGCACCGTTCCTCGACTTCAACTGTGGTGATAACTCTGCCATTGCCGCGAACAACTACGACTGGTTTGGCAGCATGAACGTGCTGACCTTCCTGCGCGACATCGGCAAGCACTTCTCTGTTAACCAGATGATTAACAAAGAGGCCGTTAAGCAGCGTCTGAACCGTGACGACCAGGGTATCTCCTTTACCGAGTTCTCCTACAACCTGCTGCAGGGTTATGACTTTGCCTGCCTGAACAAGCTGCACGGCGTTTCCCTGCAGATTGGCGGTTCCGATCAGTGGGGTAACATCACCTCCGGTATCGACCTGACCCGTCGTCTGCACCAGAACCAGGTCTTCGGTCTGACCGTTCCGCTGATCACCAAAGCCGACGGCACCAAATTCGGTAAGACTGAGGGCGGCGCAGTATGGCTCGATCCGAAGAAAACCAGCCCGTACAAGTTCTACCAGTTCTGGATCAACACGGCGGATGCCGATGTTTATCGCTTCCTGAAGTTCTTCACCTTCATGGATATCGCAGAGATCAATGCTCTGGAAGAAGAAGACAAGAACAGCGGTAAAGCGCCGCGCGCGCAGTACGTGCTGGCGGACGAAGTGACCAAACTGGTTCACGGTGAAGAAGGTCTGGCCGCGGCAAAACGCATTACCGCTAGCCTGTTCAACGGTACCCTGAGCGATCTGAGCGAAGCGGACTTCGAACAGCTGGCGCAGGACGGCGTGCCGATGGTTGAGATGGAAAAAGGGGCTGACCTGATGCAGGCGCTGGTGGATTCTGAGCTGCAG is a window of Enterobacter cloacae complex sp. ECNIH7 DNA encoding:
- the slyA gene encoding transcriptional regulator SlyA, which produces MKLESPLGSDLARLVRVWRALIDHRLKPLELTQTHWVTLHNIHQLPPDQSQIQLAKAIGIEQPSLVRTLDQLEEKGLISRQTCASDRRAKRIKLTEKAAPIITEMEAVITKTRGEILSGVSPAELEMLISLIGRLEQNIHELQSRD
- the anmK gene encoding anhydro-N-acetylmuramic acid kinase produces the protein MKSGRYIGVMSGTSLDGVDVVLAAIDENMVAQQASLTWPIPISLKEDILSICQGQQLTLSQLGQLDVRLGALFADAVQALMQKEHLRPQDVVAIGCHGQTVWHEPGGDAPHTLQIGDNNQIVAKTGVTVVGDFRRRDIALGGQGAPLVPAFHQALLAHPSERRMVLNIGGIANLSMLIPGQPVRGYDTGPGNMLMDAWIWRQCGQPYDKNAEWASGGKVIIPLLQSMLSDPYFALPAPKSTGREYFNLGWLERQLAPFPALAPQDVQATLAELTAVSISEQVLLSGGCERLLVCGGGSRNPLVMARLAGLLPGTEVTTTDEAGISGDDMEALAFAWLAWRTIAGLPGNLPSVTGALEASVLGAIFPANPRHNQS
- the mliC gene encoding C-type lysozyme inhibitor, with the translated sequence MKKLLLIAAPLLLSGCSVYNQLLERMQTDTLEYRCDEKPLTVKLNNPRQEASFVYDNKLLTLKQGMSASGARYSDGIYVFWSKGDSATVYKRDRIVLNNCQLENPKR
- a CDS encoding sensor domain-containing diguanylate cyclase, with the translated sequence MLANCLSQKSRYIAFCLGCLFVIGILHALFLKLVEWVPSFSPLLFPTLTIFLLVFHLFIACFMAMKYWCDKRRLYLLAIAFAFAGSASLMVGTLSSFPAWLDLYQFNVVNYNDAMIFYMFRHLLIAVLFIVSAILFTTRNCPLSRLAHIAIVSAEFLFTAFVVGVAWMYSSHSSFLSIDLVDNETREFMVLWSHFINIALIALWVVTLATLMFITRIRNLFWVGGNFLCVCYIVTLSMLVAGGHVEGISWYRARLFETVATLLIIFVLLYDVFRLYRDSHIKYEQSYQNSIRDPLTRLYNRSYFYDTLKQALDIARPSRPVSVIVSDLDRFKRINDTYGHLQGDKVLQFVANLLMDSVRPQDIAARIGGEEFVLMLANTSSDAAYQVAERIRLNLSSFDNASSGGQLPEPITISMGVFTATSAAVAAETCVENADKAMYEAKETGRNRVVVFK
- the pdxH gene encoding pyridoxamine 5'-phosphate oxidase; amino-acid sequence: MSDNDELQQIAHLRREYTKGGLRRQDLPAEPLVLFERWLKQACEAKLADPTAMVVATVDENGQPYQRIVLLKHYDEKGLVFYTNLGSRKAHHLENNPRISLLFPWHMLERQVMVTGKAERLSTLEVVKYFHSRPRDSQIGAWVSKQSSRISARGVLESKFLELKQKFQQGEIPLPSFWGGFRIPIEQIEFWQGGEHRLHDRFLYQRENGGWKIDRLAP
- a CDS encoding DUF1656 domain-containing protein — encoded protein: MTFFHRSEGLPLQDLIFGASVYFPPLFKAVLVGFMLWLIAHRLLRDWMYSGEIWHPMLMDLSLFALSVCLGLAVLTVW
- a CDS encoding efflux RND transporter periplasmic adaptor subunit → MSLKTLKYFSTLLVLALALVAGWWMWNFYMQSPWTRDGKVRAEQVSITPQVSGSITALLVKDNQFVKKGDILFRIDDTPYHIAILNAQAQLAKAQSDLAKANNVANRRRHLSQNYISAEDLDTANITVKAMQASVNVAEATLKQAQWELTQTVITAPVDGWVTNLSARVGNYATTGQPVFALVDSHSFYVVGYFEETKLRHIREGSPAAITLYSGSQKLQGHVSSIGRAIYDQSVETDSGLVPDIKPNVPWVRLAQRVPVRVEFDRLPQDITLVSGTTCTVSIGNR
- the slyB gene encoding outer membrane lipoprotein SlyB — protein: MILRVLGVSLIGLTLAGCVNDSSLSGDVYSASEAKQVQNVTYGTVVNARPVQIQGGDENNVMGAIGGAVLGGFLGNTVGGGTGRSLATAAGAVAGGVAGQGVQGAMNKTQGVELEIRKDDGSTIMVVQKQGSTRFSAGQRVVLASNGSQVTVSPR
- the tyrS gene encoding tyrosine--tRNA ligase, translating into MASSNLIKQLQERGLVAQVTDEEALAERLAQGPIALYCGFDPTADSLHLGHLVPLLCLKRFQMAGHKPVALVGGATGLIGDPSFKAAERKLNTEDTVQEWVDKIRKQVAPFLDFNCGDNSAIAANNYDWFGSMNVLTFLRDIGKHFSVNQMINKEAVKQRLNRDDQGISFTEFSYNLLQGYDFACLNKLHGVSLQIGGSDQWGNITSGIDLTRRLHQNQVFGLTVPLITKADGTKFGKTEGGAVWLDPKKTSPYKFYQFWINTADADVYRFLKFFTFMDIAEINALEEEDKNSGKAPRAQYVLADEVTKLVHGEEGLAAAKRITASLFNGTLSDLSEADFEQLAQDGVPMVEMEKGADLMQALVDSELQPSRGQARKTIASNAITINGEKQADPEYTFVDGDRLYGRYTLLRRGKKNYCLVCWK